A single region of the Epinephelus moara isolate mb chromosome 14, YSFRI_EMoa_1.0, whole genome shotgun sequence genome encodes:
- the cdc25b gene encoding M-phase inducer phosphatase 2: protein MESGNMFGCTSPVSSGLKSRPDGIPGLSSLTLPELSTKNTHCRNLFSPGPAAVLSPVTNLALDMNNLAGLGSQCDTPKRRKHAPLEKVPSFASDVSSDAGLGMDLPSPMDGVEMEDTFEKAIQQSSRVINERMPIRRINSLPLQLQSFSPCLKGQEPDPHRYGIFGQQPSQINASSASGHDNKENVPEEGFEFKKPTKPVSRCRLRSFNSSRSKDAFACRPSSAPALMFSSPPPGQQLDFYDSSPMFLRRSSPTSSLNDDEDDGFLDVMDDNMENDCGMPMGMASLLTAPLVADSAGEDSPVIRCRPRSLFRSPSMSSPSPVSSRPSVKRPDCPGDENTPVRVKRRRSLAGTQVTTLEQNPESPRMSCSLLQRSKSFCQTDIEKLLDSEDGSNELIGDFTKPFVLPTVDGKHQDLKYINQDTMVAALSGKFNHLVERVIVVDCRYPYEFEGGHIKGALNLHQEDQVQDFLLKTPIVPLSQDKRVVIIFHCEFSSERGPRMCRFVRERDRAMNDYPHLHYPELYILKGGYKDFFPHFQSQCEPQSYRPMHHEDFKEDLRKFRLKSRTWAGERSKRDMYSRLKKL from the exons ATGGAGTCGGGTAATATGTTTGGCTGCACCAGCCCTGTGAGCAGCGGTCTGAAGAGCAGGCCCGACGGGATCCCCGGGCTTTCTTCGCTCACTCTGCCCGAGCTGAGCACAAAGAACACGCACTGCAGGAACCTGTTCTCCCCCGGACCCGCCGCCGTGCTGTCTCCTGTCACCAACTTGGCTCTGGACATGAACAATTTAGCTGGACTCGGAag TCAATGTGATACACCGAAAAGGAGAAAGCACGCACCCCTGGAGAAGGTCCCCTCCTTTGCTTCTGACGTCTCGTCTGATGCCG GCCTCGGCATGGATCTCCCCAGCCCCATGGATGGTGTGGAAATGGAGGACAC gtTTGAAAAGGCCATTCAGCAGTCGAGCAGAGTCATCAACGA GAGGATGCCAATTCGAAGAATCAACTCACTGCCG ctccagctccagagtTTCAGTCCATGTCTGAAGGGACAGGAACCAGATCCCCACCGCTACGGAATATTCGGACAACAACCCTCCCAAATAAACGCCTCCTCCGCCTCAGGACACGACAACAAGGAGAATGTGCCGGAG GAGGGCTTTGAATTCAAGAAACCAACAAAGCCGGTGTCACGGTGTCGTTTGCGCTCTTTCAACAGCAGTCGGTCAAAGGACGCGTTTGCCTGCCGTCCCAGCTCCGCACCGGCCCTCATG TTTTCTTCACCTCCTCCAGGTCAGCAGCTGGACTTCTATGACTCCAGCCCCATGTTCCTGAGACGCTCCTCCCCAACCTCCTCTCTAAACGATGACGAAGACGACGGCTTCCTGGACGTAATGGATGACAACATGGAG AATGACTGTGGGATGCCGATGGGAATGGCTAGCCTGCTCACCGCCCCGCTGGTGGCTGACAGTGCAGGAGAAGACTCG CCTGTGATTCGCTGCCGGCCACGGAGCCTGTTCCGCTCCCCCTCCATGTCCAGTCCCAGTCCAGTTTCGTCCCGTCCCTCTGTGAAGCGTCCCGACTGCCCAGGGGATGAAAACACACCGGTGAGAGTGAAGAGGCGACGCAGCCTGGCAGGAACACAGGTCACCACCCTGGAGCAAAACCCTGAATCCCCAAGAATG agctgCTCACTGCTCCAGAGGTCCAAGTCCTTCTGCCAGACAGACATCGAGAAGCTGCTGGACAGCGAGGACGGTTCCAACGAGCTAATTGGCGATTTCACCAAG CCTTTCGTTCTCCCCACAGTGGACGGCAAACATCAGGACCTCAAGTACATTAACCAAGACACG ATGGTGGCAGCTCTGTCCGGCAAGTTTAATCATCTGGTTGAGCGAGTCATTGTCGTGGATTGTCGATACCCTTACGAGTTTGAGGGAGGACACATCAAG GGAGCTCTGAACCTGCACCAGGAGGACCAGGTGCAGGACTTCCTCCTCAAAACGCCCATCGTCCCGTTGTCCCAGGACAAACGTGTCGTCATCATTTTCCACTGCGAGTTCTCGTCAGAGCGCGGCCCTCGAATGTGCCGCTTCGTCAGGGAGCGAGACCGCGCCATGAACGATTATCCCCACCTCCACTACCCCGAGCTCTACATCCTCAAGGGCGGATACAAAGACTTCTTCCCTCATTTCCAG TCACAATGTGAACCTCAGTCCTACCGGCCCATGCACCACGAGGACTTCAAGGAGGACCTGAGGAAGTTCCGCCTCAAGAGTCGCACCTGGGCCGGGGAGCGCAGCAAGAGAGACATGTACAGCCGCCTGAAGAAGCTGTGA